GCAGAGGCCGTACGACTGGTGGTGGAAGGAGGCAGGAAAGTTTCTGATTTCGGGATGCTCTGAAGCAATACGGAGTCATTCAAAGTATGAGTAAAAAAGGAGACTGCTATGATAATGCCGTAGCCGAGTCCTTTTTTCATACGATAAAGACTGAGTTAATATTCAATGAAAATTATGAAACAAAGTCACAGGCCAAGAGTAGTATATTCGAGTATATAGAGGCTTTTTATAACCGTCAAAGAAGGCATTCCAAAAATGGATTGTTAAGCCCTATTGACTTCGAACTCTATAATGGGGTACCTTAACTTTGTGTCCACTGAATCGGGGGAAGATCATCAACTACTTTAAAAAAACTCCTTAGAACGGCTGCCGTCTCCTCTCTTATATCAACACTGTCCTCGGCATATAAGACTGTAATTCCATTAGCGTAATTTTTTAATTTTTCTATTGTCATCATTTTATCCATTTCGCCTTCCCCCTTAATTGTATATGCACAAATAATGCCAAATAATTATACTGTGAAAACATTAAAAAAATAACCATTTATGGATTGTTATGTTATTGATGGAAGGGGAAATCTGTACATTTTGTAAGGAGCATTG
The nucleotide sequence above comes from Nitrospirae bacterium YQR-1. Encoded proteins:
- a CDS encoding transposase — protein: MERRRYDKEFKAEAVRLVVEGGRKVSDFGML